The Xanthocytophaga agilis region GAAACAATCGATTCCTTCCCGTTCTGACATTAACATATAAACCACTAACCTGGTTAACAATCAGTGAACGTGTTGGCGCAGATGTATATACCGAGCAAATCAAGTACTTTGAAGCTCCCAGTGATGTACTAGCTACCAAAGGTGTTATTACAGACCGAAACAATAACTTTCGTCAGTTTAATAATGATTTAATTATTGAGGCACGGAAAAATTTTGGTCCGGATTGGGATGTAAGTCTGTTATTGGGTAATAACCTTTTCTCAACCTATTCTCAAACCTACCAGATTCAAGGTACTGGTTTGACAGTTGATAACTTCAATAACGTTAGCAATGCAGAACGTCAGGTGAGTTATGAAAATTATTCCAGAAAGAGAAAAGTTGGTTTTTATGGACAAACGAATGTAGAATATAAAGGCTTACTGAACTTCTCACTGACAGGCCGTTATGATGGTACATCTGTTTTGGCTAAAGGAAATAATTACTATGCCTATGGTTCGGCCTCTATGGGCTTTATTTTCTCTGAGTTGCTGTCTTCTGTTCCTGCCATCAATTTTGGAAAACTTCGCCTGTCTTATTCTAAGGTAGGGAATGACAATGTGGGTCCTTATAGCCTTACTACACCATATACCACTGCTACAAACTTTCCTTTTAACGGACAGAATGGCTTCTTGATGCAGAATACGCTGGGCAATGCCAATCTGGTCAATGAAAATACGAATGAGTTTGAGGTAGGATTGGAAATGAAGTTACTACAGAATCGTATTGGTTTTGAAGCAAGTTATTTTGATAGAAGACACAAAGATCTCCTGACTCAGAATATTCCTATTGCTCCATCTACAGGCTATAGTTATACAACACTGAATGCTGGAGATATGACTAATAAGGGAGTTGAGGTGTTGTTGAATCTAACACCTGTAAAAGCAGATAATTTTTCCTGGGATGTAACGGTAAACTATACAAAGATTAACAATAAAGTTACCCGTATCTATGGAGGTCAGGATCAATTAAACTTGGGCCAGACGTATGCCTTTGTGGGTGATCCTTATGGGACATTCTATAATTATGGATATAAACGTAATGAACAGGGACGTATCCTGATCGATGATAGTGGATTGCCTTTGCTAAGTTCTGATTATCAAAAAGTAGGTAATATACAACCTGACTGGCTAGGGGGGATTACAAATACCTTTCGTTATAAGGGGATCACTTTAAGTTTCTTCTTTGATATGAAAAAGGGAGGAGATATTATGAACTCTGATCAGCGATATGGATATTTCTACGGCACACCAAAAATAACAGAAAACCGCGAAAACCGTGTGGTGTCAGGTATTCGGGAATCGGATGGACAAGAGAATACTACGGAAGTAACTGGACAGGCTTACTATCAGAGATTAAATACAATCTATGAAGAAGCAGTACAGGATGGTACTTACATCAAGTTGCGAAATGTGAGCCTTAGCTATAACTTCTCAAAGTTACTACTTCAGAAAACACCTTTTGCTACGGCTTCTCTGACTGCAACTGGACGTAACCTGTGGATTTATTCTCCTCATTTTACAGGCGCAGACCCGGAAGTAAACAGTTTTGGTACTGGTAATGATGCGATTGGAACGTATGCTTATTCTGTTCCGACTTCGCGGTCTTTCAATTTTACGTTATCTGTAACGTTTAAATAATCTATCTGACGCAAAATTCTTGTAGCCTAATCTGAAAATTCACAATGAAATATATAAAGCTTTCTTTAGTTGCTGCTTTCCTGATCATTTGCACAGGATGTGATAAGTACCTTGATGTAAATAGTAACCCTAATAATCCTGAAGATGTGCAGGAAAAACTAATCCTATCTCCTGTGGAGTATAATCTTGCGCAAGGTGTTATTGGTGGATGGTCTAGCGTACATGTAAATCACTTTATGCAGACAGTAGCCCTGAATCAGCCAGTGCCTAATGTAGGTACTTATCTGCTGGCTAATACGGATGAAAACGATACATGGTATTATCTCTACACTATCTGTCTGCAAAATCTGCATTTGCTCAACAGCAAAGCAGAAGCTAATAGCAATTTGAAATATGCAGGTATTGCTAAGATTCTAACAGCGTATTGCCTGGGATATGGAACTACTTTGTGGGGTGATATTCCATACTCAGAGGCATTTGCAGGGAGCGGAAATTTCTATCCTACCTATGATAGTCAGGAAGATATTTACAAAACTATTCAGGATTTATTGGATAAAGGTATCGCTAATCTTGAAGCAGGGACCGGACTGACTCCTGGCAGTGATGACTATTTGTATAACGGAGATGCAGACAAATGGATACGAGCAGCCTATACATTAAAGGCGCGTTATTATATGCACTTAACCAAGGCTCCAGGGTATAATGCTGCTACACAGGCAGGTTTGGCCTTGGCTGCTTTGGAAAAGGGGATGCAGTCAAATGATGATGATCTGGAATTTCCTTATCCGGGAGGAGCTGGGACCCAAAATCGTTGGTACTCGAATTTTTTACCTGTAGAAACACTAATAATGTCCGCACATACAGTGAATCTGTTAAAAGATCGTCAGGACCCACGTATCTCAAAGCTGGTTGCACTCTCAGAAGAAGATGGTGTATACAGAGGACGTGAGATAGGAACAGAAGGTATTGGTAGTCTGGGATCTTACTCAATAGGAGGTCAATTTTATGCAGGAGAAGCTTCCTCACTGGTTCTGATTAATTATCGTGAGGCGTTATTTCTGAAAGCCGAAGCTGATTTGCTTACCAGTGGCTATGCTGCTGCTCAGGATTCTTATGCTGCTGCCATTCAGGCAGATATGTCTAAATTAGGAGTCTCTGGCTCGTCTGCAGCTTATCTGGCTAGTAGAGGAACCTTGACTGCCAGTAATGCGCTGGAGCGGATTATGGAAGAGAAAAGTATTGCTAATATCTTTTCTGTAGAAGTATTCAGTGACTGGCGACGTACAGGATATCCTGCTCTCAATTTAGTGCCACATGCCTTATTTACAGCAATCCCCAGAAGATTGATCTATCCAAACTCTGAGATTTCAACAAATCCTCAGCCACAACAAAGTGCAACATTGAAAGATCGTGTATGGAGTGATCCTGAATGATGGAACA contains the following coding sequences:
- a CDS encoding SusD/RagB family nutrient-binding outer membrane lipoprotein encodes the protein MKYIKLSLVAAFLIICTGCDKYLDVNSNPNNPEDVQEKLILSPVEYNLAQGVIGGWSSVHVNHFMQTVALNQPVPNVGTYLLANTDENDTWYYLYTICLQNLHLLNSKAEANSNLKYAGIAKILTAYCLGYGTTLWGDIPYSEAFAGSGNFYPTYDSQEDIYKTIQDLLDKGIANLEAGTGLTPGSDDYLYNGDADKWIRAAYTLKARYYMHLTKAPGYNAATQAGLALAALEKGMQSNDDDLEFPYPGGAGTQNRWYSNFLPVETLIMSAHTVNLLKDRQDPRISKLVALSEEDGVYRGREIGTEGIGSLGSYSIGGQFYAGEASSLVLINYREALFLKAEADLLTSGYAAAQDSYAAAIQADMSKLGVSGSSAAYLASRGTLTASNALERIMEEKSIANIFSVEVFSDWRRTGYPALNLVPHALFTAIPRRLIYPNSEISTNPQPQQSATLKDRVWSDPE
- a CDS encoding SusC/RagA family TonB-linked outer membrane protein, yielding MKNIPKKCMVGLQFLFLGLFVIPQVYAQVVVKGTVRTETGEAFPAVSIFIKGTSKGTKTDAEGKFNIETPGPEAVLVFTFVGYQKKEVQVGNTSVLEVTLEPDIRALDEVVVTALGIKREKKQLTYSTQEVKAEEISRAKETGVLNSLTGKISGVQITSSTGQPGSSSRIVIRGTSSLLGDNEALIVLDGVPINNSQTGNAGPGNGVSRLSDIDPSIIESINVLKGSAASALYGSSAARGVVMITTKNGSAYKKPSINFTSQFSLESPILPSVQSKYAQGTGGVYYNGEDQKTSLLWGPEIKGLTVNGVPVRNKNPMKEFFQTGKTYTNSLSAQGGSDKSNYLLSYSYLDQTGTVPTTNYKRHSAFLKFQNQLFDNLTSTFQFNYVNSTNHRIAEGYGLESPLWTVFTAPFTWDPKPALDANGNQRVFRYSRNNPYWVLDNIYNDSRNNRFLPVLTLTYKPLTWLTISERVGADVYTEQIKYFEAPSDVLATKGVITDRNNNFRQFNNDLIIEARKNFGPDWDVSLLLGNNLFSTYSQTYQIQGTGLTVDNFNNVSNAERQVSYENYSRKRKVGFYGQTNVEYKGLLNFSLTGRYDGTSVLAKGNNYYAYGSASMGFIFSELLSSVPAINFGKLRLSYSKVGNDNVGPYSLTTPYTTATNFPFNGQNGFLMQNTLGNANLVNENTNEFEVGLEMKLLQNRIGFEASYFDRRHKDLLTQNIPIAPSTGYSYTTLNAGDMTNKGVEVLLNLTPVKADNFSWDVTVNYTKINNKVTRIYGGQDQLNLGQTYAFVGDPYGTFYNYGYKRNEQGRILIDDSGLPLLSSDYQKVGNIQPDWLGGITNTFRYKGITLSFFFDMKKGGDIMNSDQRYGYFYGTPKITENRENRVVSGIRESDGQENTTEVTGQAYYQRLNTIYEEAVQDGTYIKLRNVSLSYNFSKLLLQKTPFATASLTATGRNLWIYSPHFTGADPEVNSFGTGNDAIGTYAYSVPTSRSFNFTLSVTFK